GGTGGCGCCGGACGTCGTGGGCTCGGTGCTCGCCATCGCGGTGGAGCACGGCGACGCGGCCCTGCACGGCAAGCTGATGGAGGCCCTGCGCGGGGAGCAGAGCCGCTACCAGCGTCAGCAGCTGCTGGGCGGTCTGAGCCACGTCACCGACCCGAAGCTGGTGAAGGCGAACCTGGAGCTGCTGCTCGACCCGAAGCAGGACATGCGTGAGAACCTGTGGCTGCTGATGGGCGCGTCGCGCGACCCGCGCACCCGCGACACCGCGGTGGAGTTCCTGAAGGCGAACTTCGACACGCTGGTGGGCACCGACGACAAGCCGGGCCTCTTGCCGGAGGGCATGGGCTCGCGGCTGCCGTACATGGGCGCCGGCTACTGCGACGCGGGCAAGCGCCAGGAGGTGGCCGCCTTCTTCGAGCCGCGCGTGGACAAGGTGCCCGGCTCCGAGCGCGTGCTGCGGCAGGTGCTGGAGATCGTGGACCAGTGCATCGCGCTGAAGGAGGCCCAGGGCGCGAGCATCGGGGCCTTCCTGTCCGGCAAGCCGGCCAAGACGCCGCAGGCGCCGCCCGCGCCGCGGTAGTCCATCCCTGAAACGACACCGGGTCCGCGTGACGTGCACGCGGACCCGGGGGTGATGCGGACGTCGCGGCGGGGAGCCCTACTTCCGGCCGCGCGACATGAAGGACATGAAGGCTTCCTTCGCCTCGTCGGAGGCGAGGCGCTGGACGAACTCGGCGCCCTCGCGCTTGAGGGCGGCGTCCACCTGCTCCCGCAGCGGGCCGCGGATGAGCGCCTTGGTCACCTTCAGGGCCTGGGCGGGGCGCTGGGCCAGGGCGCGGGCGCGCTCGGTGGCCACTTCCTTCAGCTGCGCCTCCGGGACGGCCTTGTTGATGATGCCGGCGCGCAGCGCGGTGGCCGCGTCGAACGGGTCGCCGAAGAGCAGCAGCTCCGACGCCAGCGCGAAGCCCGCCGCGCGCGGGAGCAGCAGGCTGCTGGCGCCTTCCGCGCACAGGCCCAGGTTGACGAAGGGCATGCTGAAGCGCGCCTTCTCCCCGGCCACCACGTAGTCGCAGTGCAGGAGCATGGTGGTGCCAATGCCCACTGCCGCGCCCTCCACCGCCGCGAGCACGGGCTTGGAGAGGCCCGCCAGGGCGCGCAGGTACTGGAACACCGCGCTGTCCTCGCCCGTGGGCGGGTGCTCCAGGAAGTCGCCAATGTCGTTGCCCGCCGTGAACGCGCCACCCGCGCCGGACAGGAGCACCACCCGGACGTCATCGCGGCGCTCCGCCTCCTGGAGGGCGGCGGTGGCGGCCTCGTACATGGCGTGGGTGAAGGCGTTCTTCTTCTCCGGCCGGTTGAAGGTGACGGAGAAGACCCCGGCGTCGAGCTGCGTCAGAAGCGTGTCGGACATGGCCGGGCAGACTAACGCGCGTCGGGCCGCAGTGCGCGCAAGAGCAGCGGGGCCAGCGTCACCACCTGGTGGGGAAAGGGCAGGTCCTGCCGGTGCTCCACACTGTCCGTGCTGACCAGCCGCTTCACGGGCACGCCGTGCAGGCGCTCCAGCGCGGGGCCCACCAGGAGGGCGTGCGTGGTGGCGAGGATGAAGTCGTCCACACACCCCTCGCCCTTGAGCTCCTTCGCCGCCGCCGCCAGCGTGCCGCCGGTGGACACCATGTCGTCCACCAGGATGGGGCGCATGCCGCGCACCTGGCCCAGGAGGCCCAGCGTCTCCACGTCGTTGCCGCTCAGCCGCGCCTTGTGCACCACCGCCCACGGGCGGCCGAGCAGCTTCGCCAGCGCCTCCGCCCGCTTCACCGCGCCCAGGTCCGGCGCCACCACCACGGTCGTGTCGGTGACGTGGGGGCGCAGCGCGTCCGCCAGGAGCGGCAGCGCGGACAGATGCTCCAGCGGGGCGCCGAAGCAGCCCTCCAGCGCCGGGTTGTGCAGGTCCACGGTGAACACCCGCGTGAAGCGGCCGTGGGACACCATGTCGGCCACCAGACGTCCACCCAGGGGCTCGCCCGGGCGGGCCCGCCGGTCCTGGCGCGCGTAACCGACATAGGGAATCACCGCCTCCATCGAGGCCGCGCCCGCCCGCCAGCACGCGTCCGCGAGCAGCAGCAGCTCCATCAGGTTCTCGCCCACGGGTGGGGTGGAGGACTGGAGGATGACGACGCGGCGGCCTCGCACCTCCTCCGGGGGCACCTCGATGTGCAGTTCTCCATCCGGAAAGCGCTCCCGCTTCACCCCCACCGGCTCCGCGCCGAACGCCTGGGCGAGCGCACGGCCGAGGTGGGGACTGGCACTGCCGACGACGAGGGCGATGGGCGTCATGGGCGTCATGGGGCCGCACCCTAGCGCGGGAGGTGCTCGCGGCGCCCTGGCCCCCCGGGCATGCCGCCAGGAGAGCCACTGAACGTGCCTCCGCCGACACACTCCCGAGGGAAGAGCACCTTCCGGGGGTGGAGGCTGGCCAATGCGTTTCCGGGACAGGGCGGAGGCGGGACAGAAGCTCGCGGGGGTGTTGACGCCCTATCGCTCCGGGGACGTGTGCGTCCTGGGGCTGACACGCGGCGGGCTGCGCGTGGCGTACGAGGTGGCCCGGGGATTGAGGGCTCCCCTGGACCTGTGGGTGGCGCGCCGGCTGCGCGTGCCGGGGGGCCGCCTCATGCTGGGCGCGGTGACGGAGGGTGGCGGGCTGTACCTGGACCCCCAGGCGGCGGGCCAGGCGAAGCTGCCCGGAGAGACGCTCCAGCGCTTCGTGCACGAGGAGGTGGACGACGTGGAGCATCAGGCCCGGCAGCTGCGAGGCGGCCTCACGCCGCGGATCCGCGGCTGCACGGCGCTGCTGGTGGATGACGGGATGGTGACGGGCGCCACCATGGCAGCGGCGCTCCTGGCGCTGAAGCAGCAGGGCGCGCGCCGGCGCATCGTGGCGGTGGGCGTGGCGACGCCGCGCGCCCTGGAGCTCATCCGCGGCCGCGCGGACGCGGTGCACGCGCTGACGCTGGACCCCACGCTGCGCGAGGTCTCCGAGGCCTACGACACCTTTCCCGCGCTCACCCAGGACGAGCTGCGGCGCTGGCTCACGCGAGCCCGGGAGGCCAGCCCGGCCCGGCCGGAGGGCGTGGCGCCAGACGTGGCGGGCGGGTGGTGGTTCTGACGGAGCCCAAGCTCCGGAGAGCGGAAGCGGATGACGACGAGGACATGAGGAGGTTGTATGGACGTGGAAACCGTGCATGCGGAAGACCGCAGGCCCCGGACGCACTGGGAGCACTTCACGCGCGAGGAGTTGCTCGGGGTGCGGGGGGTGGGCCGCTCCATGGAGCAGGCCTTCGAGATGGCGGCGCTGGGACTCTGCGCGTTGGTGACGGACCCTCGGAGTGTGGAGGCACACGAGGAGCTGGAGGTGGCCTGCCAGTCCGCGGACCATGATCAGCTGCTCGCGGACTGGCTGCGGGCGGTGGTGGGCGCGATGGCCGGACGGCACCTGCGCTTCCAGTGCTTCGTGGTGCGGCTGGACGGGCTGAACCTCTTCGGCCACGGCTTCGGCGAGCGCGCGGGACAGGCACGCCACGGCACCCACGTGGCGGTGACGGGCGCGTCGTTCACCGACGTCTCCGTGCGCCAGGGGCCGGAAGGCGTGTGGACCGCCGAGGCGCTGGTGGACTTCTAGGCCCACGACCGGCTTGTCCG
This DNA window, taken from Corallococcus coralloides DSM 2259, encodes the following:
- a CDS encoding archease, whose protein sequence is MDVETVHAEDRRPRTHWEHFTREELLGVRGVGRSMEQAFEMAALGLCALVTDPRSVEAHEELEVACQSADHDQLLADWLRAVVGAMAGRHLRFQCFVVRLDGLNLFGHGFGERAGQARHGTHVAVTGASFTDVSVRQGPEGVWTAEALVDF
- a CDS encoding ribose-phosphate diphosphokinase, with protein sequence MTPMTPIALVVGSASPHLGRALAQAFGAEPVGVKRERFPDGELHIEVPPEEVRGRRVVILQSSTPPVGENLMELLLLADACWRAGAASMEAVIPYVGYARQDRRARPGEPLGGRLVADMVSHGRFTRVFTVDLHNPALEGCFGAPLEHLSALPLLADALRPHVTDTTVVVAPDLGAVKRAEALAKLLGRPWAVVHKARLSGNDVETLGLLGQVRGMRPILVDDMVSTGGTLAAAAKELKGEGCVDDFILATTHALLVGPALERLHGVPVKRLVSTDSVEHRQDLPFPHQVVTLAPLLLRALRPDAR
- a CDS encoding phosphoribosyltransferase, which gives rise to MRFRDRAEAGQKLAGVLTPYRSGDVCVLGLTRGGLRVAYEVARGLRAPLDLWVARRLRVPGGRLMLGAVTEGGGLYLDPQAAGQAKLPGETLQRFVHEEVDDVEHQARQLRGGLTPRIRGCTALLVDDGMVTGATMAAALLALKQQGARRRIVAVGVATPRALELIRGRADAVHALTLDPTLREVSEAYDTFPALTQDELRRWLTRAREASPARPEGVAPDVAGGWWF
- a CDS encoding enoyl-CoA hydratase — protein: MSDTLLTQLDAGVFSVTFNRPEKKNAFTHAMYEAATAALQEAERRDDVRVVLLSGAGGAFTAGNDIGDFLEHPPTGEDSAVFQYLRALAGLSKPVLAAVEGAAVGIGTTMLLHCDYVVAGEKARFSMPFVNLGLCAEGASSLLLPRAAGFALASELLLFGDPFDAATALRAGIINKAVPEAQLKEVATERARALAQRPAQALKVTKALIRGPLREQVDAALKREGAEFVQRLASDEAKEAFMSFMSRGRK